The following proteins come from a genomic window of Aspergillus oryzae RIB40 DNA, chromosome 4:
- a CDS encoding phosphotransferase family protein (predicted protein) → MLVRARAIRCTSHLVISTNRALIPLNPLSISRTFSTYHALTRHSAESSELFEYTSGRWIFNESLRLAERRRVFNVPELKRLAAESINQSAEDVASFEKVAEGSFNRVFLVTMNDGTKLIARVPYPLIEPKYFVVASEVATLDYLRLHDIPVPKVFGYSATSDNAAGTEYIFMEYIRGQILGNLWFDLSDDDCSKAIKNIVDLEARLFKLRFPASGSLYYTADLCSKTDRPPVPIEDPPSNGRFSIGPETTPRMWFGKRRELQVERGPYETAEAALTAGAKKELAYLARFGKRLQPRERVYRALYGYKEVSHLGQVRNLEDYLRVAPYLVPENIKSLCQPTIRHPDWHPNNILVSDDLTITGLIDWQHGSILPLFLNCGFPQHIWNCGDEVSKSLDTPKLPDNFDDLDDSDQLKELEILRKRRIHHYYAWYTAMLNPVHTIAMDHDLSLMKGLIFNHASNPWDGDMVSLKADLVYIAQNWDKLSNPSSGTKAGVCPLEYSNGEANSWLMFNSWQIGGDAQILNFRNHIGCGPDGWVPSDGYDKAKQREMKFKETAFEGLKSETTSESDLEKVWAKMSENWMFDDFDEEPYQ, encoded by the exons TTCCGCCGAAAGCTCTGAGCTGTTTGAGTATACATCTGGAAGATGGAT CTTCAATGAATCCCTGAGACTCGCGGAACGACGACGCGTCTTCAACGTCCCTGAATTGAAGCGCCTTGCTGCCGAGTCGATTAACCAAAGCGCGGAGGATGTCGCCAGCTTTGAGAAGGTTGCTGAGGGGTCGTTTAACCGTGTTTTTCTAGTGACAATGAACGATGGTACCAAGCTTATCGCCCGTGTCCCGTATCCCCTTATCGAACCGAAATACTTCGTGGTAGCCAGTGAAGTTGCGACTTTGGATTACCTTCGACTACATGATATACCCGTACCCAAGGTGTTTGGCTACTCGGCTACGTCGGATAATGCAGCAGGGACGGAATACATCTTTATGGAATATATCCGTGGACAGATCTTGGGTAATCTGTGGTTCGACTTgtctgatgatgattgttCCAAAGCTATTAAAAATATTGTCGACCTGGAAGCTCGCCTTTTCAAACTACGATTTCCTGCCAGTGGAAGCCTTTACTATACGGCGGATCTGTGCTCCAAAACTGATAGACCACCCGTGCCGATAGAAGATCCACCGAGCAACGGCCGGTTTAGTATAGGGCCCGAGACTACTCCACGAATGTGGTTCGGGAAAAGACGTGAACTACAAGTAGAACGCGGCCCGT ATGAGACTGCAGAGGCGGCCCTGACCGCGGGtgcgaagaaggagcttgctTACTTAGCTAGGTTCGGTAAAAGACTGCAACCTCGTGAGCGTGTTTATAGAGCGTTATACGGTTACAAAGAAGTGTCCCATTTGGGTCAGGTGAGGAATTTGGAAGACTATCTACGTGTTGCACCGTATCTAGTGCCGGAAAACATCAAATCTCTTTGCCAGCCTACAATCAGACACCCGGACTGGCACCCGAACAATATATTGGTGTCCGACGATCTTACAATTACTGGTTTAATAGACTGGCAGCATGGCTCTATCTTACCACTCTTCCTAAATTGTGGGTTTCCGCAACATATATGGAATTGTGGGGACGAGGTTTCAAAATCTCTCGACACGCCTAAGTTACCAGACAATTtcgatgatcttgatgatagCGACCAGCTTAAAGAGCTGGAAATTCTCCGAAAACGTCGTATCCATCATTACTACGCATGGTATACTGCAATGTTGAATCCTGTTCATACTATTGCCATGGACCACGATCTAAGCTTGATGAAGGGCCTGATTTTCAACCACGCGAGCAACCCATGGGATGGGGATATGGTGTCACTAAAAGCGGACCTCGTTTATATAGCGCAGAACTGGGACAAACTGTCCAACCCATCGTCCGGCACTAAGGCGGGTGTCTGCCCATTAGAATATTCGAACGGCGAGGCGAACTCATGGTTGATGTTCAATAGCTGGCAGATCGGAGGTGACGCACAGATATTGAACTTCAGGAACCATATTGGTTGTGGGCCAGATGGGTGGGTGCCGTCGGACGGATATGACAAAGCTAAGCAACGTGAAATGAAATTCAAGGAAACTGCGTTCGAGGGACTTAAATCGGAAACTACGTCGGAAAGTGATTTGGAAAAGGTCTGGGCCAAGATGTCCGAGAATTGGATGTTCGATGATTTCGACGAAGAGCCATATCAGTAG